One Helicobacter pylori NCTC 11637 = CCUG 17874 = ATCC 43504 = JCM 12093 genomic window, AAACCCACAAGCCCACCTTCCAACCTCTCAAAGCCTTTTGTTCGTTCAAAAAATATTTGCTGATGTTAATAAAGAAATAGAAGCGGTTGCTAATACTGAAAAGAAAGCAGAAAAAGCGGGTTATGGTTATAGTAAAAGGATGTAGGCATAAGAAAATAAGAATACCATAAAATCGTTTTTAGCTTATTTGTGGTATTTTAAAGACTCTATATTACCCAATTAGAACAGAGCCTTTTTTAAACTCCTTAGTATGAATCCCAATCGTCTTTAGCGTTTGAGCGTTTCACAAAATACAAGCGGTTGCAATTTTTAGCGGTGTTTTATGAAGAATGATTTTTACCTCCCTCTTTTAAAAGAGGGGGTTTTAATTTTAGCGGATCTTTAGCGGGTCTCAGCTGAGCTTTTAATGATCACGGTGTTGTAGTCAGGCTGAACGGGGCGTTGGTTAGGCGAATTTTTCATGCGTTTTTTGATTTCAGCCAATTGTTTGGCAGAGACTTCCAAAGGCTCTTCTATCACAAACCATGCCACCCCTTCTGTGCAAGGAGGAGCGGTGAGAGAGCCGTTAAAATGGTAGTAATTGATGCTTTTAGGCAAGAAAGCGTCTAAAGCCAACTCTTTAAAATTTTGTTTCTTTTGAATGCCTTCTAAAATAGGATCAAGGTTGGGGTTTTCTTTCCCTTCTTCAAAACCTACCGCTAACACTAACAAACGCCCTTTAGCGTCTTTATGCACGAAATGCGCGCTCAAAGGCCTGGTTTTATTATTGATTAAAAACTCCATAGGGGCGTGGAAATGCACATTATCCAGCACATAGTC contains:
- a CDS encoding carbonic anhydrase; its protein translation is MKKTFLIALALTASLIGAENTKWDYKNKENGPHRWDKLHKDFEVCKSGKSQSPINIEHYYHTQDKADLQFKYATSKPKAVFFTHHTLKASFEPTNHINYRGHDYVLDNVHFHAPMEFLINNKTRPLSAHFVHKDAKGRLLVLAVGFEEGKENPNLDPILEGIQKKQNFKELALDAFLPKSINYYHFNGSLTAPPCTEGVAWFVIEEPLEVSAKQLAEIKKRMKNSPNQRPVQPDYNTVIIKSSAETR